In Acidisarcina polymorpha, one DNA window encodes the following:
- a CDS encoding chitobiase/beta-hexosaminidase C-terminal domain-containing protein produces MQQSPKFVYAAGISPTLTQNVVKVGTPTFSPLGGVYPAPIAVTLSLPSAGAMIYYTTNGAIPTTQSALYTAPIAVSQDETIQAIAALSGGATSAVGVSNYTINSVAVPTTTSIQSSVNPSPGGEPITFTATVTTASGPASGTVTFSHGAVAMGTITL; encoded by the coding sequence ATGCAACAGAGCCCGAAATTCGTCTACGCGGCTGGCATTTCGCCGACGCTGACTCAGAACGTTGTCAAGGTCGGGACTCCGACCTTCTCTCCATTAGGCGGGGTATACCCGGCGCCCATCGCGGTCACTCTCTCCTTACCTTCGGCAGGGGCGATGATTTACTACACCACCAACGGCGCAATTCCTACGACCCAATCTGCGCTGTACACGGCACCGATCGCTGTTTCCCAGGATGAGACAATTCAGGCCATCGCAGCATTGAGCGGAGGCGCAACAAGCGCGGTCGGCGTCTCAAACTACACGATCAACTCGGTCGCTGTTCCAACCACGACGTCAATCCAATCCTCGGTCAATCCTTCGCCTGGCGGGGAACCGATCACGTTTACCGCCACCGTCACCACGGCCTCCGGGCCGGCCTCCGGGACAGTCACTTTCAGTCATGGAGCCGTAGCAATGGGAACGATAACGCTGTAG
- a CDS encoding CRTAC1 family protein — protein sequence MRLSRRGMLGLLCGAGMAGSAPPKLLAQIASAHPQPQVQPKTGAPVANFIDIASIAGLNERTTIGGIHEKRYILETTGGGVAMFDYDNDGWLDLFLVNGSTLSPSTGPTPTNKLYKNNRDGTFTDVTAKAGLARHGWGQGVCVGDYNGNGWLDLFVTFYGQNALYRNNGDGTFTDVTRDCGLITAENSYSTGAAFLDYDRDGHLDLFVTRYVDFAEATSHDAGHGETCKWRGVPVMCGPRGLRGAKNTLYRNTGNGKFEDVTEKAGILSDKHYGFTPLVVDYNNDGWPDIYVANDSTASLLYRNNHDGTFSEVGALAGVAYNEDGREQSGMGTDAGDYDGDGFFDLVKTNFEQDTSTLYHNRGDGTFDDVTFRGGLGVNTSFVGWGCGFLDFDDDGWPDIFMANGHVYPEVDKALGDTSYKQRKILYRNRGDGTFEDVSVRSGAGIGLKRSSRGVAFGDLFNTGSTDILISNMNETPTLLRNTMSYKASSLTIRLQGQPPNVFGFGARVTVTAGKLHMMNEVRSGGSYLSQNDLRLRFGLGNAGAADKVVVRWPDGKEDTLKDVSANRFVTIAYGGRVVSDTPYQPCPLKLKNA from the coding sequence ATGAGACTTTCACGGCGCGGAATGCTCGGCTTGCTTTGTGGCGCGGGCATGGCCGGATCCGCGCCGCCGAAATTGCTGGCCCAAATTGCGTCTGCGCATCCTCAGCCACAGGTGCAACCCAAGACCGGCGCACCTGTAGCCAATTTTATAGACATTGCTTCTATAGCCGGGCTGAATGAGCGGACAACTATTGGCGGCATCCATGAAAAGCGCTATATCCTCGAGACCACCGGCGGTGGAGTCGCCATGTTCGACTACGACAACGATGGATGGCTCGATCTCTTCCTGGTGAATGGCTCGACCCTGTCTCCTTCAACAGGACCCACGCCAACTAATAAGCTTTACAAAAACAACCGCGACGGCACGTTCACCGATGTAACCGCGAAAGCCGGACTGGCACGTCATGGATGGGGACAAGGTGTGTGCGTCGGCGACTACAACGGCAACGGCTGGCTCGATCTCTTCGTTACCTTCTACGGTCAGAATGCGCTGTACCGTAACAACGGTGACGGAACATTTACCGACGTGACTCGAGACTGTGGCCTGATTACCGCTGAAAACAGCTATAGTACCGGCGCGGCTTTTCTTGATTACGATCGCGACGGACACCTCGACTTGTTTGTGACCCGCTACGTCGATTTCGCCGAAGCCACGAGCCACGATGCCGGACACGGAGAGACCTGCAAGTGGCGCGGCGTACCCGTGATGTGCGGACCGCGTGGACTCAGGGGTGCAAAGAACACGCTCTATCGAAATACCGGCAACGGCAAATTTGAAGATGTTACTGAAAAGGCCGGCATTCTAAGTGACAAGCACTACGGTTTTACGCCTCTGGTTGTCGATTACAACAACGACGGCTGGCCGGACATTTACGTCGCCAATGATTCGACGGCCAGCCTGCTCTATCGCAACAACCATGACGGCACCTTCAGCGAGGTGGGAGCGCTTGCAGGAGTCGCTTACAACGAAGACGGCCGCGAACAGAGCGGCATGGGAACCGATGCTGGCGACTATGATGGCGACGGCTTCTTCGACCTGGTCAAGACTAATTTCGAGCAGGATACCAGCACGCTCTATCACAATCGCGGCGATGGCACCTTCGACGACGTGACCTTTCGCGGCGGTCTCGGCGTGAATACCAGTTTCGTCGGTTGGGGGTGTGGTTTCCTGGACTTCGACGACGACGGCTGGCCAGACATCTTTATGGCCAACGGCCACGTTTACCCCGAGGTCGACAAAGCACTCGGAGACACTTCATACAAACAGCGCAAAATCCTCTACAGAAACCGCGGAGACGGGACTTTCGAGGATGTCTCGGTTCGTAGCGGCGCGGGCATCGGTCTGAAACGCTCTTCGCGCGGAGTCGCTTTTGGCGATCTCTTCAACACTGGCAGCACCGATATCCTAATCTCCAACATGAATGAGACGCCAACGCTATTACGCAACACCATGTCGTACAAAGCGTCGTCCTTGACCATACGACTTCAAGGACAGCCGCCGAATGTATTTGGCTTTGGCGCGCGAGTAACTGTCACTGCCGGAAAACTCCACATGATGAATGAGGTGCGCAGCGGCGGCAGCTATCTTTCGCAAAACGATCTTCGCCTGCGCTTTGGCCTCGGAAACGCAGGTGCGGCTGACAAGGTAGTGGTCCGCTGGCCTGATGGTAAGGAAGACACCCTAAAGGACGTCTCCGCGAATCGCTTCGTCACTATTGCTTATGGCGGTCGTGTTGTAAGTGATACGCCTTACCAGCCTTGTCCACTCAAGCTGAAGAATGCTTAA
- a CDS encoding tetratricopeptide repeat protein: protein MTAVPVAGPASAYPTLRSPASIEDPSAPLAYNLLGFCYFTQGDYAKAAGYYQKASDLLPNNLVFAHDAAIAFDRASNPEQATVYAIRAVSSPAAGGEDHYLMGKLLANAGKAGDAIRELKTAVAQTPDLDGPYYLLARASMRMGDTAQATEWNARLTELKQKRERDHTLQKTTQKMNKAVPSSTLLKGAPITSEETEAP from the coding sequence ATGACAGCGGTACCAGTGGCGGGTCCGGCTTCAGCGTATCCGACGTTGAGAAGTCCGGCTTCGATCGAGGATCCGTCGGCGCCGCTTGCCTACAATCTGCTGGGATTCTGCTATTTCACACAAGGCGACTATGCCAAGGCAGCAGGCTACTACCAGAAGGCTTCTGATTTGCTTCCCAACAACCTTGTCTTCGCGCATGACGCAGCGATAGCATTTGATCGCGCCAGCAATCCTGAGCAGGCTACGGTCTACGCAATCAGGGCTGTTTCGTCACCCGCGGCCGGCGGCGAGGACCATTATCTGATGGGAAAGTTGCTGGCTAATGCGGGCAAGGCCGGCGACGCAATCCGAGAACTAAAAACCGCCGTGGCTCAGACCCCGGACTTAGACGGCCCATACTACCTGCTGGCCCGCGCTTCGATGAGGATGGGCGATACCGCTCAGGCGACGGAGTGGAATGCCAGGCTTACCGAGTTGAAGCAGAAGCGCGAGCGCGACCACACCTTGCAGAAGACCACTCAGAAAATGAACAAGGCGGTTCCTTCGTCGACGTTGTTGAAGGGCGCACCGATCACCAGCGAGGAAACTGAAGCTCCATGA
- a CDS encoding Crp/Fnr family transcriptional regulator, with the protein MALRYVQAQLVQVIQSAGCNATHNLEQRLARWLLICADRAHSDTFEMSHEYLAQMLGASRPTVSITAFILKGRQLIEYNHGLIHILDVAGLEKVACECYQVIKEHLNNYAEFESSITA; encoded by the coding sequence ATGGCGCTCCGCTATGTCCAGGCGCAGCTTGTCCAGGTCATTCAGTCTGCCGGCTGCAATGCAACCCACAATCTTGAGCAAAGGCTCGCCCGATGGCTACTGATTTGTGCGGATCGAGCCCATAGCGACACCTTCGAGATGTCGCATGAATATCTGGCCCAGATGTTGGGAGCGAGCAGGCCAACTGTCTCTATAACGGCCTTCATTCTGAAAGGACGGCAGCTTATCGAGTACAACCATGGACTCATCCACATCCTCGACGTTGCCGGGCTTGAAAAGGTGGCTTGTGAGTGCTATCAGGTCATCAAGGAACACCTCAATAACTATGCCGAGTTTGAGAGCTCCATCACCGCGTAG
- a CDS encoding ferritin-like domain-containing protein — protein sequence MATSETQQLDEVIVNSRRKMLALGGAALAGLAFAGVKLAEAQTSATYTDSDILNFALNLEYLESQFYTLATAGMTINQLGLGIGTGTSATGGGTVVTKPGGPAGCLVSWTIPAIQAYATETAKEERNHVSFLRGALGSSAVAQPNLDLFNSFNTLAGAAGIATTFDPFANDLNFLIGAYIFEDVGVTAYSGAAPLITTPANLAAAAGILAVEAYHAGLVRTSIFGADPTGTVGLQGYTQKISATRMALDGSPTVDDIGVGFQSVSVEATGSTLGAATIVDAQTASPNYSRTYSRTTTQVLQIVTGNATVLPTGTKYTGVFFPAGLNGLFS from the coding sequence ATGGCAACCTCAGAAACGCAGCAACTTGATGAAGTGATCGTTAACAGTCGCCGAAAGATGCTTGCCCTTGGCGGTGCGGCTCTCGCCGGCCTAGCCTTTGCGGGTGTCAAACTGGCGGAAGCACAGACCTCAGCGACTTACACCGACTCAGACATCCTCAACTTCGCCCTCAACCTGGAATATCTCGAGTCGCAGTTTTATACTCTGGCAACAGCAGGTATGACCATCAATCAACTCGGCCTTGGAATTGGCACGGGTACCTCGGCCACAGGTGGTGGTACAGTCGTCACCAAGCCGGGCGGTCCTGCCGGTTGCCTGGTGTCCTGGACGATACCAGCCATCCAAGCCTATGCCACAGAAACCGCCAAGGAGGAGCGCAACCACGTCAGCTTTCTCCGCGGCGCGTTGGGTTCCTCCGCTGTAGCTCAACCTAATCTCGATCTTTTTAATAGCTTCAACACCTTGGCAGGTGCGGCAGGTATTGCTACCACTTTCGACCCTTTCGCCAATGACCTCAACTTCCTGATAGGAGCCTATATTTTCGAGGACGTCGGCGTGACCGCATACAGCGGCGCCGCGCCCCTGATTACCACGCCGGCCAATCTGGCTGCGGCCGCGGGCATCCTGGCAGTTGAGGCCTACCATGCAGGACTCGTTCGCACCTCAATTTTCGGTGCGGATCCAACGGGAACAGTAGGTCTTCAGGGCTACACGCAGAAGATTTCAGCGACTCGGATGGCGCTTGATGGCAGCCCTACCGTCGACGACATCGGAGTGGGTTTCCAGTCTGTGTCTGTTGAGGCCACCGGTTCTACTCTTGGAGCGGCAACGATTGTCGATGCGCAGACCGCCTCGCCAAACTACTCTAGGACCTACAGCCGAACGACAACGCAAGTGCTGCAAATCGTGACCGGTAACGCTACTGTTTTACCCACCGGCACGAAGTACACAGGAGTTTTCTTTCCCGCTGGTCTGAATGGACTCTTCAGCTGA
- a CDS encoding ferritin-like domain-containing protein — MAGYSVVQLLGTKTSSDQVRYSCGASTKCVINQTNLEYLEAEFYLRAATGSGLSAADTGNATSTVVVPATTMVPNLTTVQQNYLYEIAQNELDHVRFLRSALGADAVERPNLDLMNSFNAAAMAAGIGASFNPFASYETLLVGAFVFEDVGVTAYHGAAGLLSNTTTGKTYLAAAASIMAVEAYHAAEIRVLLIADSIATGTSTASMLTPNNAYVNYANQISTLRASLGGGNETPLTALPPYAIPFVATAYTPASSIVAADTMNSIAFSRTTDQVLHIVYATASGAGVKGGGFYPDGMNGNISVTNS, encoded by the coding sequence GTGGCAGGATATAGTGTCGTGCAACTGCTCGGCACGAAAACGTCTTCAGATCAGGTGCGATACAGTTGCGGCGCATCTACCAAGTGCGTAATCAATCAAACCAACCTCGAATACCTGGAAGCTGAATTTTATCTCCGGGCAGCGACTGGGAGTGGGCTCTCCGCAGCCGATACTGGGAACGCAACGAGTACAGTCGTGGTTCCAGCGACCACTATGGTTCCGAATCTAACCACTGTTCAGCAAAACTATTTGTATGAGATCGCACAGAACGAGTTAGACCATGTACGTTTCCTGCGATCTGCACTTGGCGCGGATGCGGTAGAGCGGCCGAATCTCGATTTGATGAATAGCTTCAACGCGGCAGCGATGGCGGCAGGCATCGGGGCAAGCTTCAATCCGTTCGCGAGCTACGAAACGCTTCTGGTGGGTGCGTTCGTGTTTGAGGATGTTGGCGTGACGGCATACCACGGCGCAGCGGGTCTGCTTAGCAATACGACGACAGGAAAAACATACCTGGCTGCTGCTGCTTCGATCATGGCAGTCGAAGCGTATCACGCCGCTGAAATACGCGTCCTGCTCATCGCAGATTCGATTGCGACTGGGACGTCCACGGCATCGATGCTTACGCCGAACAATGCTTACGTAAACTATGCCAACCAGATCAGCACGCTCCGCGCCAGTCTCGGTGGGGGGAACGAAACTCCTTTGACCGCGCTTCCTCCCTATGCCATTCCGTTTGTGGCAACTGCTTACACGCCGGCGAGCAGCATCGTTGCTGCCGACACGATGAACTCGATTGCGTTCAGCCGCACCACAGATCAAGTTCTCCATATTGTCTATGCAACCGCTTCCGGCGCTGGTGTCAAGGGCGGCGGCTTCTACCCGGACGGAATGAACGGGAACATCAGCGTCACCAATAGCTAA
- a CDS encoding replication initiator protein A produces MPKNSPLQKKDQRLALMPIAVDVDLVRFEKNLLQIGFFGANDGRDKHRTTRRVEQVVIRNGHKVKVAAEFRASEQLGLPSTTDRDKFIALLKIVSEERTRQGQISNPITFSGYRMIQELGLARNGEIYEEILRWGKRMTDTTITSEQVVYRADKKHYSDEVLHVFRSFRRTGSSKLDGAEKQENYEVVLEDWLLENLRQRYVIPEDFNAYKQLTRPTAKGIFGNLHLWFHASQGKPIEKDYTELCNLLNIQAYPHLSKIKSTMGHSLNELVGIKYLSKWDVQPMSSKAGYKVVMSPGVELLRIIQDSRSEPRESVVVEAHPSLSEGSENAVKLLMKHGIAAGKARELAQRFDADTITDTVEYFECEQSAGKRSRVQNPCGLIIWALEHQAPVPAGFISSRRREEMHQAEERERARQSALISLRVTYENWVEKKCAQALDVQYPGSQLQEKLEELVKSKQNDMYFVRVTAEQRLKMAQQLLIREIKEGLSLPTFDEWSIESRQIDLFQA; encoded by the coding sequence ATGCCCAAAAATTCGCCACTCCAAAAAAAAGATCAGCGTTTGGCGCTAATGCCGATTGCTGTTGATGTTGATCTTGTTCGATTCGAGAAAAACTTGCTTCAAATAGGTTTCTTTGGAGCAAATGACGGAAGGGATAAGCATCGCACGACGCGACGAGTGGAGCAAGTCGTTATCCGCAATGGGCATAAGGTCAAGGTAGCCGCTGAGTTTCGCGCTTCCGAACAGCTTGGCTTGCCCTCAACGACCGATCGAGATAAATTCATTGCCTTGCTCAAGATCGTCAGCGAAGAGCGCACAAGACAAGGGCAGATATCGAACCCCATCACGTTTAGTGGCTACCGGATGATCCAGGAGCTGGGTCTGGCGCGTAATGGTGAGATTTATGAGGAGATTCTTCGCTGGGGAAAGCGGATGACCGATACGACAATCACCTCGGAGCAAGTAGTGTATCGAGCTGATAAGAAGCATTACTCGGATGAGGTACTCCATGTATTTCGATCGTTCAGGAGGACTGGAAGCAGCAAACTGGATGGAGCCGAAAAACAGGAGAATTACGAGGTCGTCCTCGAGGACTGGCTACTCGAAAATCTCAGGCAGCGATATGTAATTCCCGAGGATTTTAATGCCTACAAACAGCTCACTCGTCCAACAGCGAAGGGCATTTTCGGCAACTTGCATCTATGGTTTCACGCGAGCCAGGGAAAACCCATTGAAAAGGATTACACCGAGCTATGTAATCTCTTGAACATTCAGGCGTACCCCCATTTGTCAAAGATCAAGTCAACGATGGGACATTCGTTGAACGAGTTGGTGGGCATCAAATACCTCTCAAAATGGGACGTTCAGCCTATGTCAAGCAAGGCTGGGTACAAGGTGGTAATGTCTCCTGGAGTTGAACTGCTTCGGATCATCCAAGATTCCCGTTCCGAACCACGGGAGTCGGTGGTTGTGGAAGCGCATCCCAGCTTAAGTGAAGGTTCCGAGAACGCTGTAAAGCTTCTTATGAAGCACGGAATCGCCGCCGGAAAGGCAAGAGAGCTCGCCCAACGTTTCGACGCAGACACGATCACGGATACCGTCGAGTATTTCGAGTGTGAACAAAGTGCCGGCAAGCGGAGCCGCGTTCAGAATCCATGTGGCTTAATCATATGGGCCTTGGAACATCAGGCGCCCGTACCAGCTGGTTTCATCAGTAGCCGACGTAGAGAAGAAATGCATCAAGCCGAAGAACGAGAGCGCGCAAGGCAAAGTGCCCTGATCTCGCTTCGGGTCACCTACGAGAACTGGGTCGAGAAGAAGTGCGCTCAGGCGCTTGATGTTCAATATCCAGGTTCACAGTTGCAAGAAAAGCTCGAAGAACTGGTGAAAAGCAAGCAGAACGATATGTATTTCGTCAGAGTTACCGCAGAACAGCGATTGAAAATGGCTCAGCAACTCTTGATTAGGGAGATTAAGGAAGGCTTGTCACTTCCTACTTTCGACGAGTGGAGCATAGAAAGTCGCCAAATAGATCTATTTCAAGCGTAA
- a CDS encoding single-stranded DNA-binding protein — MSSGPSVNNQQVVNFSIAVHEKWEKNGSTHQRTDWFNIEVWGPMTKFAATLKKGDPVIVEGKLIPRRYKVDEVDHFALSIRANSLRKIDYNQPAVIDEPDDAAPDAEDAPF; from the coding sequence ATAAGCTCGGGCCCCTCCGTCAACAACCAGCAGGTCGTCAATTTCTCCATCGCCGTTCACGAGAAGTGGGAGAAGAACGGCTCGACCCACCAGAGGACAGATTGGTTCAACATCGAGGTCTGGGGGCCGATGACCAAGTTCGCCGCCACCCTGAAAAAGGGCGACCCGGTGATCGTCGAAGGCAAACTGATCCCGCGCCGCTACAAGGTCGATGAGGTCGATCACTTCGCCCTAAGCATCCGAGCCAACTCCCTCCGCAAGATCGACTACAACCAGCCCGCAGTCATTGACGAGCCTGATGATGCAGCCCCTGATGCCGAGGACGCCCCCTTCTAA
- a CDS encoding IS110 family transposase, which produces MAIRTVGIDVAKSVFHLVALNEKGSVVVKKKFSRPQLLVYTANLRAEVIGMEACSGSHYLARILASQGHDVRLMPAEYVRPYVKSNKNDFIDAEAIAEAVLRPTMRFVPMKTEEQLDLQALHRVRERWIQRRVALTNQIRGFLLERGLPIRVGSEHLRKNLPAVLEDAENGLSDRSRTILSALREEWEELEAKIGNVTEEIGRISRSNESCKRLTGIPGIGPIISTALVAAVGNAAAFRTGRDMASWLGLVPRQHSSGGKAKLLGISKRGNQYLRKMLVEGARAAFARLNRSQHSFGPWMDELAVRKHSNVAVVALANKLARIAWAILTTGQQYRPAA; this is translated from the coding sequence ATGGCTATTCGTACCGTTGGAATCGATGTTGCAAAATCCGTCTTTCACCTCGTCGCTCTTAATGAGAAGGGCTCCGTGGTAGTGAAGAAGAAGTTCTCGCGACCTCAGTTGCTGGTGTACACGGCGAACCTGAGGGCGGAGGTGATTGGGATGGAGGCTTGCTCCGGATCACACTATCTGGCTCGCATTCTTGCCAGCCAAGGCCACGATGTCAGGCTCATGCCGGCGGAGTACGTGCGCCCGTATGTGAAGTCGAACAAGAACGACTTCATCGATGCAGAGGCGATTGCTGAGGCGGTGTTGCGGCCTACCATGCGCTTCGTTCCAATGAAGACGGAAGAGCAGCTCGATCTGCAGGCGCTTCACCGCGTGCGCGAGCGTTGGATTCAACGCAGGGTGGCGCTCACCAATCAGATCCGTGGATTTCTGCTTGAACGCGGTCTTCCGATACGGGTTGGATCCGAACATCTTCGAAAGAATTTGCCGGCGGTCTTGGAGGATGCGGAGAATGGACTGAGCGACCGTTCACGCACGATTCTGTCAGCACTCCGAGAAGAGTGGGAAGAGCTAGAGGCAAAGATTGGCAATGTGACGGAGGAGATCGGCCGTATCTCCCGATCGAACGAATCGTGCAAACGTTTGACGGGTATTCCCGGGATCGGCCCGATCATCTCCACCGCTCTTGTCGCAGCAGTGGGCAATGCAGCAGCTTTCCGGACAGGCCGTGATATGGCCTCTTGGCTGGGGCTTGTTCCGCGGCAGCACTCCTCAGGTGGTAAGGCGAAGTTGCTGGGTATAAGCAAGCGGGGAAATCAGTACTTGCGGAAAATGCTGGTTGAGGGCGCTCGAGCCGCATTCGCACGACTAAACCGATCTCAGCATAGCTTCGGTCCCTGGATGGACGAGCTTGCAGTAAGGAAGCATTCCAATGTGGCTGTTGTGGCACTGGCCAACAAGCTGGCTCGTATCGCATGGGCCATTCTGACAACCGGTCAGCAGTACCGTCCCGCTGCGTAG
- a CDS encoding SgcJ/EcaC family oxidoreductase has protein sequence MTLTIVPTGCGGVKAAEVTPQIAIEKILATEQSAWNAGDSLSYAHEFTEDADFINIRGQIFSGRAAVQQQHAKIFAGPVKGSTISIALRRFSQISDSAVLIDTDQTVIDFVGLPPGIVESSPGTLLTHFKYLAIKQIDGSWKLASGQNTVALPN, from the coding sequence ATGACGCTTACAATCGTACCCACTGGCTGCGGTGGAGTAAAAGCCGCTGAAGTTACCCCACAGATTGCCATCGAGAAGATACTCGCGACGGAGCAGTCCGCTTGGAATGCTGGCGACAGCCTCTCATATGCCCATGAGTTCACCGAAGACGCAGACTTCATCAATATTCGAGGTCAGATCTTTTCTGGAAGGGCCGCGGTTCAACAGCAACACGCCAAGATATTCGCTGGGCCAGTCAAAGGCAGCACAATCTCCATCGCTCTACGCAGATTTAGTCAGATCTCGGACTCCGCAGTCCTGATCGACACTGACCAGACCGTCATCGACTTTGTGGGGCTACCGCCCGGTATTGTCGAGTCTTCCCCAGGCACGCTTCTCACCCATTTCAAATATCTAGCAATTAAACAGATCGATGGTAGTTGGAAGCTTGCGTCTGGACAGAATACTGTCGCGCTTCCGAATTAA
- a CDS encoding winged helix-turn-helix domain-containing protein, with the protein MGSEIWKMDGFELDRRSFSLRVHGTIVRLDPKPLELLFLLVESQGAVISHDEALRRVWGEDVFVNGEAALYTAVKKIRQALGDGTVIETVTGRGYRLRMPVRAASGSALPASSPPEGQRLAILPLLNLSNNPSQDYFLMG; encoded by the coding sequence ATGGGCAGTGAAATCTGGAAGATGGATGGGTTCGAGTTGGACAGGCGTAGCTTCTCGCTGCGGGTTCATGGAACGATCGTGCGCCTGGACCCAAAGCCCCTGGAGCTACTGTTCCTGCTGGTGGAGAGTCAGGGGGCAGTGATCTCTCACGATGAGGCACTGCGCCGGGTATGGGGCGAAGATGTCTTTGTCAATGGTGAGGCGGCGCTTTACACGGCGGTAAAAAAGATTCGTCAGGCGCTCGGCGACGGGACTGTAATAGAGACGGTGACGGGCAGAGGTTACCGGCTTCGAATGCCGGTCAGAGCCGCATCAGGAAGTGCTCTTCCTGCATCGTCTCCACCAGAAGGGCAGAGGCTCGCCATTCTTCCATTGCTGAATCTCTCCAACAATCCGAGCCAGGATTATTTTCTGATGGGTTGA
- a CDS encoding tetratricopeptide repeat protein: MTEELSSAVSRLLHGQMGVISRTSVMRYRNVSMAIEEIARELKVNYLVEGSVKRDSGRVRVTVQLLRAIDGTALWSESFERVLDDALAMQSEIALATATAIGIQIVPNEAASIRKNRSGAIHAEVHDRYLRARHLLSLRTKPAIQAAIRYLREALAIDPVFAPAMASLAFCHALLPITSLLRPHDCFPAAQSLASDAVSLDASQTDAHIALGLVDFWYRRDWNAARHHFLHACTLNPGDSAPLMFLAHLHSILGEHEQALTTLGAALILDPVSPIVRTHHGHFLYNAGRSFDALRPLEQVLEMAPQFWVAHLMRGKALATPDHVPGQIPGLSATSREAIDSFLLSEQFAMGNSEPLAFRIHTMAAIGRSVEAEMAFRTMLEMHQSELLPPLHRALGALAVGAPSAALELIEEAFAENDVRLVFLLVESRWNALGESSYADALERANLSAYKLASSGD, encoded by the coding sequence TTGACCGAGGAACTCAGCAGCGCCGTCTCGCGTCTGCTGCATGGACAGATGGGAGTGATCTCAAGGACATCCGTGATGCGGTATCGCAATGTGAGCATGGCGATCGAGGAGATTGCCCGTGAGCTAAAGGTCAATTACCTGGTAGAGGGGAGCGTAAAGCGCGATTCCGGAAGAGTCCGGGTGACGGTGCAGTTGTTGCGTGCGATCGATGGGACCGCGCTGTGGAGTGAGAGTTTTGAGCGCGTGCTCGATGACGCACTCGCAATGCAGTCGGAGATTGCGCTTGCAACTGCTACCGCCATCGGTATTCAAATCGTGCCGAATGAAGCAGCGAGCATTCGCAAAAATAGATCCGGCGCTATCCATGCCGAGGTGCACGACCGCTACCTCAGGGCGCGACATCTCTTGAGTCTGCGTACGAAGCCTGCTATTCAGGCAGCGATACGATATCTGCGGGAGGCTCTTGCAATCGACCCGGTCTTCGCTCCAGCCATGGCAAGTCTGGCATTCTGCCATGCGTTGCTGCCGATCACCAGCCTCTTGCGCCCTCATGACTGCTTCCCCGCGGCACAAAGCCTGGCAAGTGACGCGGTGTCGCTGGATGCGTCGCAAACGGACGCGCATATCGCATTAGGACTGGTTGACTTCTGGTATAGGCGTGACTGGAATGCCGCACGACATCACTTCCTCCACGCTTGCACACTGAACCCGGGAGACAGTGCCCCTCTCATGTTCCTGGCGCATCTCCATTCGATACTCGGTGAGCACGAACAGGCGCTGACGACTCTTGGCGCAGCACTTATTCTGGATCCCGTCTCCCCTATCGTGAGAACGCATCACGGCCATTTTCTTTACAATGCGGGACGGTCTTTTGATGCGCTTCGCCCTCTGGAGCAGGTACTCGAGATGGCGCCACAGTTCTGGGTAGCTCATCTGATGCGCGGGAAGGCCCTCGCTACTCCTGACCATGTTCCCGGGCAAATTCCCGGTCTGTCCGCTACCTCCCGTGAGGCAATTGACTCATTCTTGCTGTCGGAACAGTTTGCCATGGGCAACAGCGAACCGCTGGCTTTTCGCATCCATACCATGGCTGCTATAGGGAGGAGCGTGGAGGCTGAGATGGCGTTCCGAACGATGCTGGAGATGCATCAAAGCGAGCTACTGCCACCGCTGCATCGGGCGCTGGGAGCACTGGCAGTCGGAGCCCCTTCCGCTGCACTTGAGTTAATCGAGGAGGCATTTGCGGAGAACGATGTTCGCCTGGTCTTCCTATTAGTGGAGTCGCGCTGGAACGCTTTGGGAGAAAGCTCTTATGCAGACGCCTTGGAGCGAGCTAACCTGAGTGCCTACAAGCTCGCGAGTTCTGGAGATTAG